In one window of Henckelia pumila isolate YLH828 chromosome 1, ASM3356847v2, whole genome shotgun sequence DNA:
- the LOC140876093 gene encoding uncharacterized protein: MCTISHHLVFAYSLFVRCLRKHFVRRMRKYEFDLNVVSSVKELLAMWDSIFDGRVSLCPELEWTHAEFIHRLDLDENDRVDMIIFQGSEVCSTRGILETQSGQSDGVKNGGHL, translated from the exons ATGTGCACGATCAGTCATCACCTTGTGTTTGCATATTCCCTCTTTGTTCGTT GCCTGCGGAAGCACTTTGTCAGGCGTATGCGGAAGTATGAGTTTGATCTAAATGTTGTTAGCTCAGTAAAGGAGTTGCTCGCCATGTGGGATTCGATATTCGAT GGGCGTGTGTCTTTATGCCCTGAATTGGAGTGGACACACGCAGAATTTATTCACCGCCTTGATTTGGATGAGAATGACAGGGTGGATATGATCATTTTCCAAG GATCGGAGGTTTGTTCTACTCGAGGGATATTGGAGACACAGAGTGGACAGAGTGACGGCGTGAAGAATGGAGGACACCTATGA